In Clostridium sp. DL-VIII, the following proteins share a genomic window:
- a CDS encoding EFR1 family ferrodoxin (N-terminal region resembles flavodoxins. C-terminal ferrodoxin region binds two 4Fe-4S clusters.): MKSVIIYYFSGTGNTELVANVIKERFVNYKYKVSILRIEDVLKKNLKIDLESYDLVGIGCQVIGFGVPNIVYDFIKCLPKAQNKKVFLFRTSGGIAPINYNASKPIIRKLSRKGYEVFYERLFSISSNWINKFDDIIIRKLYEATTKKVSIMCREVISGERRILKTGIGLKVLMEMVMFITSWIFPLIGKYLKVNKACSHCGLCIRNCPAGNIYDSNGRIKFKFSCNSCMRCVYSCPKSAINYGIFTFFPVSGGYNIEKILKQSPNQSEINDKKVPQFFNDYIRDDNM, encoded by the coding sequence ATGAAATCAGTTATAATTTATTATTTTTCAGGTACAGGAAATACGGAACTTGTTGCTAATGTGATTAAAGAAAGATTTGTGAATTATAAATATAAGGTTAGTATTCTAAGGATTGAAGATGTTCTAAAGAAAAATCTTAAAATAGATCTTGAAAGCTATGATCTAGTTGGAATTGGATGCCAAGTTATTGGATTTGGAGTTCCCAATATAGTATATGACTTTATTAAGTGTCTTCCTAAGGCACAAAACAAAAAGGTATTTCTTTTTAGAACTTCAGGAGGTATAGCACCGATTAATTATAATGCTTCAAAACCAATAATAAGAAAGCTTTCAAGAAAAGGATATGAAGTGTTTTATGAGAGGTTATTCTCCATAAGCAGTAATTGGATAAATAAATTTGATGATATAATTATAAGGAAGCTTTATGAAGCAACAACTAAGAAGGTGTCTATCATGTGCAGAGAAGTTATAAGCGGTGAAAGACGAATACTCAAAACAGGAATTGGACTTAAGGTGCTTATGGAAATGGTTATGTTTATAACTTCATGGATATTCCCTTTAATTGGAAAATATTTGAAGGTTAATAAAGCATGTTCTCATTGTGGACTGTGCATAAGGAATTGTCCTGCCGGAAATATATATGATAGTAATGGAAGAATTAAGTTTAAGTTTTCTTGCAACAGTTGTATGAGATGTGTATATTCCTGCCCCAAATCAGCCATTAATTATGGGATTTTTACTTTTTTCCCTGTATCAGGTGGATATAATATAGAAAAAATTCTTAAACAATCACCTAATCAGAGTGAAATAAATGATAAAAAAGTTCCTCAATTTTTTAATGATTATATTAGAGATGATAACATGTGA
- a CDS encoding M56 and phosphodiester glycosidase domain-containing protein, whose amino-acid sequence MAQALFTNILRIALISSIGICIILLLKKTLFKKYTQSFNYYIWLIVIIRMILPFKIPIYLNQNLMINKLSTFSSLNTDKAISEASNNGISLNSSSNTNQIIDATKHFNINTFEILSYLWLIITLIIIIYRIFSYLKLKRTILDLSINVQDEKTNYIYNDLLNETTIKKNIILKISDYTSVPFGIGIFKSYIILPKIDYEESEVIWILRHELMHYKKKDLIYKLLVMVVTSIYWFNPLIYVMNKYINIECELSCDEKILHKCDFNERKNYALTLLNSLKQSQSNLNYTKLATELGNKEILKRRFDNMLNRKTKRGIFLGAIAIIIGICSLGAVSTKAAPNVLKETQESIDTSSDKNVIEQYSIATSSYKGYYLIIKDPTRVKIAYSSKLMTEEETTSEIAKNNNAVAAINGISFGDFYPEVKLFGGKTRTGIVLSNGQVIYNGLKDDQKSDLFAINKLGQLIVGSYSLNDLTHLDAQEALTGFPSLVINGEKTQIQGDGGLGATPRTAIGQRKDGAIIMLAIDGNFDESSSLGATIKEEQEIIYELGAVNAINLGGGKSTTMYYTDEVINKPSDENREKKVPTTVIVK is encoded by the coding sequence ATGGCTCAAGCATTATTTACCAATATATTGAGAATAGCACTAATCAGTAGTATTGGAATTTGCATCATTTTACTTTTAAAGAAAACCTTATTTAAAAAATATACTCAAAGTTTCAATTACTACATTTGGCTTATAGTCATAATTAGAATGATTTTACCTTTTAAAATTCCAATATATCTAAACCAAAATCTTATGATTAATAAGCTCTCTACCTTCAGCTCTTTAAATACAGATAAAGCTATAAGTGAAGCAAGCAATAATGGTATCTCACTTAACAGTTCATCGAATACTAACCAAATCATTGATGCTACAAAGCATTTTAATATTAATACATTTGAAATTCTAAGTTATTTATGGTTAATTATAACTCTGATAATTATTATATATAGAATTTTTTCTTATTTAAAATTAAAAAGAACTATATTAGATTTATCAATTAATGTCCAAGATGAGAAAACAAATTATATATATAATGACTTGCTAAATGAAACAACGATAAAGAAAAATATAATATTAAAAATTTCTGATTATACTTCTGTACCATTTGGAATCGGTATTTTCAAGTCTTATATAATATTGCCAAAAATAGATTATGAAGAATCAGAAGTTATCTGGATTTTAAGACATGAGCTTATGCATTATAAAAAGAAGGATTTGATATATAAATTATTAGTTATGGTTGTTACTTCAATTTATTGGTTTAATCCTTTAATTTACGTAATGAACAAATATATAAATATTGAATGTGAGCTCTCTTGCGATGAAAAAATACTACACAAGTGCGATTTTAATGAGAGAAAAAATTATGCTTTAACACTTCTAAACTCTTTAAAACAAAGCCAATCTAATCTTAATTATACAAAGCTCGCAACTGAACTTGGAAATAAAGAAATATTAAAAAGAAGGTTTGATAATATGTTAAATAGAAAAACTAAACGTGGAATATTCCTTGGAGCTATAGCTATAATAATTGGTATTTGTTCTTTAGGTGCAGTATCAACTAAAGCTGCTCCTAATGTTTTAAAAGAAACACAAGAAAGTATTGACACTAGCTCAGATAAAAATGTAATTGAACAATATAGTATTGCGACCAGTAGCTACAAGGGTTACTACCTTATAATAAAAGATCCAACAAGAGTAAAAATAGCATATTCATCTAAGCTCATGACCGAAGAAGAAACCACAAGTGAAATTGCTAAAAATAATAATGCTGTGGCAGCAATTAATGGCATAAGTTTTGGTGATTTTTATCCAGAAGTTAAATTGTTCGGAGGGAAAACCCGAACTGGAATAGTCTTATCAAATGGGCAAGTGATATATAATGGATTGAAAGATGACCAAAAATCAGATTTATTTGCAATAAACAAACTTGGACAATTAATTGTCGGAAGTTATTCCTTAAATGATTTAACTCATCTTGATGCCCAGGAAGCATTAACTGGTTTTCCTTCACTTGTAATAAATGGTGAAAAGACTCAAATTCAAGGAGATGGTGGATTAGGTGCTACTCCAAGAACAGCAATTGGACAAAGAAAAGATGGTGCTATAATCATGCTTGCTATAGATGGTAATTTCGACGAAAGTAGTAGTTTAGGTGCTACAATAAAAGAAGAACAAGAAATCATATATGAGTTAGGTGCAGTAAATGCCATAAATTTAGGTGGTGGTAAGTCCACAACAATGTATTATACTGATGAAGTCATTAATAAACCTTCAGATGAAAATCGAGAAAAAAAAGTTCCAACAACAGTAATCGTAAAATAA
- a CDS encoding BlaI/MecI/CopY family transcriptional regulator, producing MSISKIPQSELNVMKVIWAHNEPLSSKDVIKELEEQIGWKRTTTLTLLSKLVQKEFLMAEKIKLYTYYSALISKKEYLEFETKYFFTNIHENSLKSLITALHDNNEITNDDLADLEKWIKNQKE from the coding sequence TTGAGTATTTCAAAAATCCCACAGTCTGAATTGAATGTAATGAAGGTTATATGGGCACATAATGAGCCTTTATCTTCAAAAGATGTTATTAAGGAATTAGAAGAACAAATTGGATGGAAGAGAACAACAACATTAACTTTGCTATCTAAATTAGTACAAAAAGAATTCCTAATGGCAGAAAAAATCAAACTATATACTTATTACAGTGCATTAATAAGCAAGAAAGAATATTTGGAATTTGAAACAAAATATTTCTTTACTAATATTCATGAAAATTCCTTAAAAAGTTTAATCACTGCTTTACATGATAATAATGAAATTACTAATGATGACCTGGCTGATCTTGAAAAGTGGATAAAAAATCAAAAAGAATAA
- a CDS encoding RNA polymerase sigma factor: MCEEELIIKIQSGDMNALGELFEIYKNESFKYAYLITGNKHTSEDIVQEAFINCYNNIKSLKNAEFFKSWFFKMLTRIAWRYAKKDKRSLPVENIFEKSDEKSIDTSIEQYLTKEQNNNLYEEIEKLDLKQKTVIVLYYFNGLTVKEIAKTMGSFEGTVKSRLHSARKKLKSSLIKCDDEYNHRNLKRVRLNE, from the coding sequence TTGTGTGAAGAAGAGCTTATCATAAAAATCCAGTCTGGTGATATGAACGCATTAGGTGAACTGTTTGAAATATATAAAAATGAGTCATTTAAATACGCATATCTTATTACAGGTAATAAGCATACAAGTGAAGATATTGTACAAGAAGCATTCATAAACTGTTACAACAATATTAAAAGCCTTAAAAATGCTGAATTTTTTAAATCATGGTTTTTTAAAATGCTTACGCGGATTGCATGGAGATATGCAAAAAAAGATAAAAGATCACTGCCAGTTGAAAATATATTTGAAAAATCAGATGAAAAAAGCATAGATACTTCTATAGAGCAATATTTAACAAAGGAGCAAAATAATAATCTTTATGAAGAAATTGAAAAGCTTGATTTAAAACAAAAAACAGTAATAGTTCTATATTATTTTAATGGTCTTACAGTTAAGGAAATTGCAAAAACAATGGGATCCTTTGAAGGGACAGTCAAATCGAGACTTCATAGTGCAAGAAAAAAATTAAAAAGCAGTTTAATTAAATGTGATGATGAATATAATCATAGAAATTTAAAGAGGGTGAGACTTAATGAATAA
- a CDS encoding MerR family transcriptional regulator, whose protein sequence is MTYTIKNISKMFGISIYTIRFYDKEGLLPFVMRNKSGNRVFTESDVSLFRTICCLKNTGMQLKDIKKYIDFCMEGTSTIDSRKELLLKHQEVILNQINELNENLCLIRSKIDKYTSPDAVQIINEERKKVHEEKCENNLL, encoded by the coding sequence TTGACTTATACAATAAAAAATATATCAAAAATGTTTGGAATTTCTATATATACAATTCGTTTTTATGACAAAGAAGGACTTCTACCATTTGTCATGAGAAATAAATCGGGAAACAGAGTTTTTACTGAATCAGATGTGAGTCTATTTAGAACAATTTGCTGTCTAAAGAATACTGGCATGCAGCTTAAGGATATAAAAAAGTATATTGATTTCTGCATGGAAGGTACTAGCACCATAGATTCACGAAAAGAATTACTTTTAAAACATCAGGAAGTAATTTTAAACCAAATAAATGAACTCAATGAAAATTTATGCCTTATTCGTTCAAAAATAGACAAGTATACATCTCCTGATGCAGTCCAAATTATTAACGAAGAAAGAAAAAAAGTTCATGAGGAAAAATGTGAAAATAACTTACTATAG
- a CDS encoding SDR family oxidoreductase encodes MNQNSKIALVTGGSRGIGRDSAISLAKKGIDVIITYNNQKEKADEVVKEIEANGGKAAAIQLDVNNISSFDSFASKVSDVLKDEWNREQFNFLINNAGISNHTPILEVTEEEFDKIVNVHFKGVFFLTQKLIPLIADKGGIVNTSTGLTRFTAPGSGLYAAAKGAVEVFTRYLAKELGARGIRANTIAPGAVNTEFSGDTYIKNPSLKDTIGSYAALGRIGEASDIGGVVASLCTDEMGWVTGQRIEASGGMLL; translated from the coding sequence ATGAATCAAAATAGTAAAATTGCATTAGTTACAGGTGGAAGTCGTGGAATTGGCAGAGATTCTGCAATATCATTAGCTAAAAAGGGGATAGATGTAATTATCACTTACAATAATCAAAAAGAAAAAGCAGATGAAGTTGTAAAAGAAATTGAAGCAAATGGTGGTAAAGCTGCTGCTATTCAGCTTGATGTAAATAATATATCTTCCTTTGATTCCTTTGCATCTAAGGTATCAGATGTTTTAAAGGATGAATGGAATAGAGAGCAGTTTAATTTTTTAATTAATAATGCTGGGATTTCAAATCACACTCCTATTTTAGAAGTTACAGAAGAGGAATTTGACAAAATAGTTAATGTACACTTTAAAGGAGTTTTCTTTTTAACACAGAAACTAATTCCACTTATTGCTGACAAAGGTGGAATTGTGAACACTTCAACAGGATTAACTCGCTTTACAGCTCCAGGTTCTGGACTTTATGCTGCTGCAAAAGGTGCAGTAGAGGTCTTTACTAGATATTTGGCTAAAGAATTAGGAGCTAGAGGTATAAGAGCGAATACTATAGCGCCTGGAGCTGTTAACACTGAATTTAGTGGAGATACTTATATTAAAAATCCAAGTTTGAAAGATACTATTGGTTCTTATGCTGCACTCGGAAGAATTGGAGAAGCTTCTGATATTGGAGGTGTTGTGGCTAGTTTATGTACGGATGAAATGGGATGGGTTACCGGTCAACGTATTGAAGCATCTGGTGGTATGTTATTATAA
- a CDS encoding TetR/AcrR family transcriptional regulator — protein MRYKDDDKKEKITKAAIQLINEVGLAEISISKIAKEAGIAPGTVYTYFDNKDDMLRKLFLEAKKDMQQKVSNGVNILQPTEAEFKKILNNYINFFINNKENFLFIEQFMNSPFVLKIYKEVQMIGRPLVEFLENGKKCGVFKEIDIELLFIYSFSPLMQIAKKYFNGEFEFTEQNIREIIELSCTSIKK, from the coding sequence ATGAGATATAAAGATGATGACAAAAAAGAAAAGATTACTAAAGCAGCAATACAACTAATAAATGAAGTGGGGTTAGCGGAAATCTCAATATCAAAGATAGCAAAAGAAGCTGGAATTGCCCCTGGGACAGTTTATACTTATTTTGATAATAAAGATGATATGCTTAGAAAACTTTTTTTGGAAGCTAAAAAAGATATGCAGCAAAAAGTATCAAATGGAGTTAATATTCTACAACCAACAGAAGCTGAATTTAAAAAGATATTGAATAATTATATTAATTTCTTTATAAACAATAAGGAAAATTTTCTCTTTATTGAACAGTTCATGAATTCACCATTTGTTTTAAAAATATATAAAGAAGTTCAGATGATAGGCAGACCCTTAGTAGAGTTTTTAGAAAATGGTAAAAAATGTGGTGTTTTTAAGGAAATTGATATTGAGCTATTGTTTATTTATTCTTTTAGTCCATTAATGCAGATTGCTAAAAAGTATTTCAATGGAGAGTTTGAATTTACAGAACAAAATATTAGGGAAATAATTGAACTGAGTTGTACTTCAATAAAAAAATAA
- a CDS encoding flavodoxin family protein has translation MSKIVAFIGSPRKKGISTQLLNKVIEGAKSEGAEIIVYDLNDTGIRGCQACDYCRKENVCIIKDKLQSMYSAIESADGIIISSPIYMSYFSAQAKTWFDRLRPMFGHDFKPRYPGKKIIAVFAQAADNEDLCSELFESLKMRSKLFGWDLIDNILACSTEAPGYSIPQELMDRAFTGGRKLVE, from the coding sequence ATGAGTAAAATTGTAGCATTTATTGGAAGTCCTAGAAAGAAAGGGATTTCTACGCAGCTCCTTAATAAAGTAATAGAAGGGGCAAAGTCCGAAGGAGCAGAAATTATAGTATATGATCTCAATGATACTGGAATTAGAGGATGTCAGGCATGCGATTATTGCAGAAAGGAGAATGTCTGTATTATAAAAGACAAACTACAATCTATGTATAGCGCCATCGAATCTGCTGATGGAATTATAATAAGTTCACCAATTTATATGTCTTACTTTAGCGCTCAGGCAAAGACTTGGTTTGACCGTTTACGTCCTATGTTTGGGCATGACTTCAAGCCACGTTATCCTGGAAAAAAGATTATTGCTGTATTTGCACAGGCTGCAGATAATGAAGATTTATGTAGTGAGCTTTTTGAATCCCTAAAGATGCGTTCTAAACTTTTTGGATGGGATCTAATTGATAATATACTTGCTTGTAGCACTGAGGCTCCAGGATATAGCATACCTCAAGAACTCATGGATAGAGCTTTTACGGGTGGTAGGAAATTAGTAGAATAA
- a CDS encoding AraC family transcriptional regulator, with the protein MTEKITNTDGYTETIIPFLIICRHNYETPVVQGVLSPSFCLVLQGRKEVYLGEHIFQANPGDYLASVVDIPASARVTGCTNNSPYIGIRISFTMEEITSVMLEADISVDKRDNKLIFGTCIGKSDTDFLELFVRLLKLVDNPSKAKFLSKLIKREMIFHLLSGEYRHLFLQQVFFDQQSDGVGKALAWIKENYTHSFTIEELARSFNMSVSGLQHKFKAITSLSPVQYQKKLRLQEARRLMLSGSMDATTAALEVGYESPSQFSREYRRCFGMPPLKDIKAAQKNYSPTDLESFLKRLNHFEKTT; encoded by the coding sequence ATGACTGAAAAAATTACAAATACTGATGGATATACTGAAACAATAATTCCTTTCCTTATTATTTGCAGACATAATTATGAAACTCCAGTGGTTCAAGGTGTATTATCACCTTCGTTTTGCCTCGTTCTGCAAGGTAGAAAAGAAGTTTATCTTGGCGAGCATATTTTTCAAGCAAATCCTGGAGATTATTTGGCGTCTGTAGTGGATATACCAGCCTCTGCCAGAGTAACCGGGTGCACCAACAACTCCCCTTACATAGGTATTCGCATTAGTTTTACCATGGAAGAAATAACTTCTGTTATGCTGGAGGCTGACATAAGCGTTGACAAGAGAGATAATAAGTTAATATTTGGAACATGTATTGGAAAATCTGATACTGACTTTTTAGAATTATTTGTAAGACTTCTCAAGCTTGTAGATAATCCCTCAAAAGCTAAGTTTTTATCTAAACTTATAAAACGTGAAATGATTTTTCATCTATTATCAGGAGAGTATCGGCACTTATTTTTGCAGCAGGTATTTTTTGACCAGCAATCTGATGGAGTTGGAAAAGCTCTTGCATGGATTAAAGAAAATTACACTCATTCATTTACTATTGAAGAACTTGCAAGATCCTTTAATATGAGCGTATCCGGACTACAACATAAGTTCAAGGCTATAACCTCACTGAGTCCAGTCCAGTATCAAAAAAAGCTGCGTCTTCAAGAAGCAAGACGTCTTATGCTTAGTGGCTCTATGGATGCAACAACAGCTGCACTTGAAGTTGGCTATGAAAGTCCATCCCAATTTAGCAGAGAATACCGTAGGTGTTTTGGCATGCCGCCTCTTAAAGATATTAAGGCTGCACAAAAAAACTACTCCCCGACTGACTTAGAAAGTTTTCTGAAAAGATTAAACCATTTTGAAAAGACGACCTAA
- a CDS encoding aldo/keto reductase, which yields MEYSQFGKTGMQVSRFGLGCMRFPSDEKEAIEMVRYAIDNGVNYIDTAFIYKESERITGKALEDGYRNKTYIATKSPIWNIEKHEDFEKYLDEELIRLGTDHVDVYLLHNMNHGNWEKVKRFDGLTFLDKMVQKGKISHKGFSIHNTLNAFKEIVDAYDWEMFQIQLNILDENQQVGVEGLKYGAAKGLAAVIMEPLRGGNILNIVPEEVRDLIKQYPEKRPLVEWCFRWLYNMPEVSVILSGTNTLQQLKDNLKIFEHSAPNVMSEEDLNFISKIREAYEAKKAIGCTGCRYCMPCPKGVAIPEIFKLYNSQKLMESHVIDKAVYQSNLVPSGSGADQCVSCGICANHCPQNLKIPELLRNVHEEFMEYTYPSQR from the coding sequence ATGGAATATTCACAATTTGGAAAAACAGGAATGCAAGTGTCAAGATTTGGACTTGGATGTATGCGCTTTCCTTCTGATGAAAAGGAAGCTATTGAAATGGTACGTTATGCCATAGACAATGGCGTGAATTATATTGATACAGCATTTATTTACAAAGAAAGTGAGAGAATAACAGGAAAGGCATTAGAGGACGGATACAGAAATAAAACTTATATAGCTACTAAAAGTCCTATTTGGAATATAGAAAAACATGAAGACTTTGAAAAATACTTGGATGAAGAATTGATAAGGCTAGGCACAGATCATGTTGATGTTTATCTTCTTCATAATATGAATCATGGCAACTGGGAGAAGGTCAAGAGATTTGATGGTCTTACTTTCTTAGATAAAATGGTGCAAAAAGGAAAAATAAGTCATAAAGGTTTTTCGATTCACAATACCTTAAATGCATTTAAAGAAATTGTAGACGCATATGATTGGGAAATGTTTCAAATACAGTTGAATATATTGGATGAAAATCAGCAAGTTGGAGTAGAAGGTCTTAAATATGGTGCGGCTAAAGGTTTAGCTGCAGTAATAATGGAACCACTTAGAGGAGGCAACATACTTAATATTGTTCCAGAAGAAGTGCGTGATTTAATTAAGCAATATCCAGAAAAACGTCCATTAGTAGAGTGGTGTTTTAGATGGCTGTATAATATGCCCGAGGTATCTGTCATCCTAAGTGGTACAAATACGTTACAACAATTAAAAGATAATTTGAAAATTTTTGAACATTCAGCTCCAAATGTCATGTCAGAAGAGGATTTGAATTTTATTAGTAAAATACGAGAAGCTTATGAAGCTAAGAAAGCCATTGGATGCACCGGATGCAGATATTGCATGCCATGTCCAAAAGGTGTAGCAATTCCTGAAATATTTAAGCTTTATAACAGCCAGAAGCTAATGGAATCTCATGTAATAGATAAAGCTGTTTATCAAAGTAATCTAGTGCCTTCAGGCTCTGGAGCAGATCAATGCGTATCTTGTGGAATTTGTGCAAATCACTGCCCACAGAATTTGAAAATTCCTGAATTGTTAAGAAATGTTCATGAAGAATTTATGGAATATACTTATCCATCACAAAGATGA
- a CDS encoding Lrp/AsnC family transcriptional regulator — protein sequence MKINNTDIKILKELQLDSRLSIRELSKRVNLSPPSVADRIRKFEDSGVIEGYTIKINEAALDFSIQCMIQIDIKNSNFEKFKDFIYNHPRVIFCYRIAGHSCILLKLSVKSISEIEKFVDSISSLDSTTSTHIIFSEIPINKSIEKFFLDF from the coding sequence ATGAAAATTAACAATACAGACATTAAAATTTTGAAGGAACTTCAATTAGATAGTCGTCTATCTATTAGAGAATTATCAAAAAGAGTCAACCTATCTCCTCCATCAGTTGCTGATAGAATAAGAAAATTTGAAGATAGTGGAGTAATTGAAGGATACACTATAAAAATAAATGAAGCTGCTTTAGACTTTTCCATACAATGTATGATTCAAATTGATATTAAAAATAGTAATTTTGAAAAATTCAAAGACTTTATTTATAATCATCCCCGTGTAATTTTCTGTTATAGAATTGCAGGTCATTCTTGCATATTGTTAAAATTAAGTGTTAAATCAATATCTGAAATCGAAAAATTTGTTGATTCTATTTCATCATTAGACTCTACAACTTCTACACATATTATATTTTCAGAAATTCCTATAAATAAAAGTATAGAGAAATTCTTTTTAGATTTCTAA
- a CDS encoding aldo/keto reductase, whose product MENSNDYVILNNGVKMPLLGFGTYNAEDWVKLSNAIKESIKIGYRHIDTASFYGNEEVIGCALKESDVSRNEIFLVDKVWNSEQGYEKTLKAFKESIKKLKTDYLDLYLIHWPQSLNKETWKALEKLYKERYIRAVGVSNFTIHHLKELIENAEIIPAVNQIEFHPRLVQKDLMEYCKKYNIQLEAWSPLMRGLVFEIPFLQELSQKYGRTISQIVLRWDLQMGVATIPKSTTYKRIKENADIFNFEISKEDISKIEKLNDGFRIGMNPNEVYEHPEIIRD is encoded by the coding sequence GTGGAAAATAGTAACGATTATGTGATTCTAAATAATGGAGTTAAAATGCCTTTACTTGGATTTGGTACTTATAATGCTGAAGACTGGGTTAAACTTAGTAACGCAATAAAGGAAAGTATAAAAATTGGATATCGCCATATAGATACAGCTTCTTTTTATGGAAATGAAGAAGTAATTGGTTGTGCATTGAAGGAAAGTGATGTTTCAAGGAATGAAATATTTTTAGTTGATAAAGTTTGGAATTCAGAACAAGGTTATGAGAAAACTCTTAAGGCTTTCAAAGAATCTATAAAAAAACTTAAGACCGATTATTTGGATTTATATTTAATCCATTGGCCACAATCCTTAAATAAAGAAACTTGGAAGGCACTTGAAAAGTTATATAAGGAAAGATATATAAGAGCCGTAGGGGTTAGTAATTTTACAATACATCATTTGAAAGAATTAATAGAAAATGCTGAGATTATACCAGCAGTAAACCAAATAGAATTTCATCCAAGGCTTGTTCAGAAAGACTTGATGGAGTATTGTAAAAAATATAATATTCAGCTAGAAGCTTGGTCGCCTTTAATGAGGGGGTTAGTTTTTGAAATTCCATTTTTACAGGAACTTTCACAGAAATATGGGAGAACAATTTCTCAAATAGTATTAAGATGGGATTTGCAGATGGGAGTTGCTACCATTCCTAAATCAACAACATATAAAAGGATAAAAGAAAATGCAGATATATTTAATTTTGAAATTAGTAAAGAAGATATAAGTAAAATTGAAAAACTAAATGATGGATTTAGGATTGGAATGAATCCTAATGAAGTTTATGAGCATCCAGAGATAATAAGAGACTGA
- a CDS encoding metallophosphoesterase codes for MKAVVKRILVEKDKRVIAISDIHGNLSAFKRVLEKICFTEKDILILVGDLIEKGEMSLKTLRYIMEISMIREVYVVSGNCDTVWEDIKSEVDDENLLRYMMFRKNSILNEMCQELSIEVDEKSDIKYIKEQIRQNFSCELNWLEQLPHIIETEKFIFAHAGITSDNLEEQHISEVIKNDAFIEKGLVFSKYVIVGHWPTANYGKERGCCNPIINEEQKIISIDGGNMIKSEGQLNALIINGDGNITFDAVDDFLIGEIVEEQASNSNTIQISWMDNAIEVLKEGKEFSLCRHISSNHELWVKNDKLFKTKEGMRCYDCTDYYLSVKKGDRVSIIEKSSTQTLVKKDGIIGWVLNEKLREGKIDREW; via the coding sequence TTGAAAGCAGTAGTAAAAAGAATTTTAGTTGAAAAAGATAAAAGAGTTATAGCAATAAGTGATATCCATGGAAATTTAAGTGCCTTTAAAAGAGTATTAGAAAAGATATGTTTTACTGAAAAAGATATTTTAATTTTGGTTGGAGACTTAATTGAAAAGGGTGAGATGAGCTTAAAGACTTTAAGATACATAATGGAGATATCAATGATAAGGGAAGTTTATGTGGTTAGTGGAAACTGTGATACGGTATGGGAAGATATAAAAAGCGAAGTTGATGATGAAAATCTATTAAGATATATGATGTTTAGAAAAAACAGCATTTTAAATGAAATGTGTCAGGAGTTATCAATTGAAGTAGATGAAAAATCAGATATTAAATATATTAAAGAACAAATAAGACAAAATTTTAGCTGTGAGCTTAATTGGTTAGAACAATTACCTCATATTATTGAAACTGAGAAATTTATTTTCGCTCATGCAGGTATTACGTCTGATAATTTAGAAGAGCAACATATTAGTGAGGTTATCAAAAATGATGCATTTATTGAGAAAGGATTAGTTTTTTCTAAATATGTGATTGTTGGACATTGGCCAACGGCAAATTATGGGAAAGAAAGAGGCTGCTGCAATCCAATTATAAACGAGGAACAAAAAATTATCAGTATTGATGGCGGAAATATGATTAAATCGGAAGGACAGTTGAATGCACTAATAATTAATGGTGATGGAAATATTACTTTTGATGCAGTTGATGATTTTTTAATAGGTGAAATTGTAGAAGAGCAAGCTTCAAATTCAAATACAATTCAGATTTCATGGATGGATAATGCAATAGAGGTATTAAAAGAGGGGAAAGAATTCAGTTTATGTAGGCATATTTCTTCAAATCATGAGCTTTGGGTGAAAAATGACAAACTTTTTAAAACTAAGGAAGGAATGCGCTGTTATGATTGTACAGATTATTATCTTTCTGTTAAAAAAGGAGATAGAGTTTCTATAATAGAAAAATCAAGTACACAAACTCTAGTTAAGAAAGATGGTATAATCGGATGGGTTTTAAATGAAAAATTGAGAGAAGGCAAAATAGATAGAGAATGGTGA